The Fibrobacter sp. UWB5 genomic sequence GCGAATCTCGGCCGAAGACTCGGCGGTGCTCTTGCGGCCGAATTGCGAGGCTTCGACGGGCGGGACGCTCACTTGGATATCGATGCGGTCGAGGAGCGGACCGGATATTTTTTCTTGGTAACGCTTGCGAGCCTCCGGCAGGCAAGTGCAGGCGCGTTTCGGGTCCATGGCGTACCCGCAGGGACAGGGATTCATGGCCGCTCCCATCATGAATCTTGCGGGCCAAGTGACGGTCCCGCTAGCGCGGCTGATCGAGATTTTGCCCTCTTCCATGGGCTCGCGTAAAGCTTCCAGAACGCTGCGGTTGAATTCCGGCAGTTCGTCGAGGAACAGCACTCCGTTATGGGCAAGGCTCGCCTCACCCGGCTTTAGCCGGGTGCCACCCCCCACCAGCGACACCATGGAAGCGCTGTGGTGGGGGGTACGGAACGGGCGGACCATCACGGGCTTGAATTCCTCGGAGTCGCCCGCAGATCTTGCACACGAATGGATTCGGGTCGTTTCCAGAATTTCAAGTTCCGTCATTTCGGGCAGAATGCCTGGCAGGCATTTTGCACACAAGGTCTTGCCCGCTCCGGGCGAGCCAACCATAAGGAAGTTGTGGGCGCCAGCGGCAGCGACTTCGAGCGCCCGCTTCACGCCTTCCATGCCGACCACATTCTTGAAGTCGGGAATATCCCGGTCGGCATGCGTTAAATACATTTGTTCTTTCAATCCGGATGCACGCTGTGCATAATTGTGGGCTTCGGCTTCTATTTTTTCAATGCATTCCATGAGTGTGTCGGCGCAGACATAGCGGATTCCTTCTACAAGCGAGGCTTCTTGCTCGTTGCCTTTCGGGATTACCAGAATGTCTTTAGACTTTTCGGACAAACTCATTGCAATGGAAAGAACGCCCCGGACAGGCTTCAACAGGCCATCGAGTGAAAGTTCTCCGACAAAAACGAGGTGTTCCAAGTCGGGAACTTCGATCTCTCCGGCTGCAGTCAAAAGCCCAAAAGCAAGGGGCAAGTCCAGGGCGCTCCCTTCTTTCCGCAAATCCGCGGGCGACAAGTTT encodes the following:
- a CDS encoding YifB family Mg chelatase-like AAA ATPase, encoding MFRRIRSYCLLGIKAVPVNVEVDSSQGLPGFTLVGLPDNAVRESRERVVSAIRSAGKVVTGFRTTVNLSPADLRKEGSALDLPLAFGLLTAAGEIEVPDLEHLVFVGELSLDGLLKPVRGVLSIAMSLSEKSKDILVIPKGNEQEASLVEGIRYVCADTLMECIEKIEAEAHNYAQRASGLKEQMYLTHADRDIPDFKNVVGMEGVKRALEVAAAGAHNFLMVGSPGAGKTLCAKCLPGILPEMTELEILETTRIHSCARSAGDSEEFKPVMVRPFRTPHHSASMVSLVGGGTRLKPGEASLAHNGVLFLDELPEFNRSVLEALREPMEEGKISISRASGTVTWPARFMMGAAMNPCPCGYAMDPKRACTCLPEARKRYQEKISGPLLDRIDIQVSVPPVEASQFGRKSTAESSAEIRKRICSAREIQRKRFEGTPFKTNAEMTSDFAKKSCKLSAETEQFAINAADRMGLSARGFYRLLKVGRTIADLRKSDSVEIIDLSEALRYRAFRS